A section of the Eublepharis macularius isolate TG4126 chromosome 1, MPM_Emac_v1.0, whole genome shotgun sequence genome encodes:
- the LOC129324151 gene encoding taste receptor type 2 member 9-like, with the protein MENQLFPEMVLYTVCSALELFAGIIVNGCIAVVLGIEWVRSRKLSSCDTIILSLALSRFCLQFAITLDSFVIQLDAEIFGHCVTLGIIAAFWMFSNHASLCFQACLSVFYFVKIADFTQSLFVRLKLGISKLVPWLLFSSFLYSLVTAVPLIMLSYIFSRNLTNNTSNNRAVALCKKKMSTILYLFYTTASIVPLMLFMASSSLLIISLWRHTRRMKQSSNQFSKPSCQAHKAAVKNVVLFLVIYMIYFVLTANLLFSPSLSDMTWTISLRAIVTATYPFIHSIALILSNTKLKQILGKMLHSGTVSFVRGI; encoded by the coding sequence ATGGAAAACCAGTTGTTTCCTGAAATGGTGCTTTACACTGTTTGTTCAGCCCTGGAACTCTTCGCAGGAATAATTGTTAATGGATGCATTGCTGTTGTCCTTGGCATTGAATGGGTTAGAAGCAGAAAATTGAGTTCATGCGACACGATCATTCTCAGTCTGGCTTTATCCCGATTTTGCCTACAGTTTGCCATAACATTGGACAGTTTTGTCATCCAGTTGGATGCTGAAATCTTTGGACATTGCGTAACATTGGGAATCATTGCAGCTTTTTGGATGTTTTCAAACCATGCAAGTCTCTGTTTTCAAGCCTGCCTTTCTGTTTTCTACTTTGTAAAGATTGCTGACTTCACTCAATCACTCTTTGTACGGCTCAAACTAGGAATCTCCAAGCTGGTTCCATGGCTCCTTTTTAGTTCCTTTTTATACTCTTTGGTTACTGCAGTCCCTTTAATAATGCTTTCATATATATTTTCTCGTAACCTTACCAACAATACTTCAAATAATAGGGCTGTGGCACTCTGTAAAAAAAAGATGTCGACCATACTATATTTGTTCTACACCACTGCATCTATTGTTCCTCTCATGCTATTTATGGCATCGTCATCGCTGCTAATAATCTCTCTATGGAGACACACCAGAAGAATGAAACAGAGCTCCAATCAGTTCAGTAAACCCAGTTGTCAGGCCCATAAGGCTGCAGTTAAAAATGTGGTACTATTTCTGGTCATCTACATGATTTATTTTGTACTTACAGCCAACTTGctattttctccatctctttcagACATGACATGGACAATATCACTCCGTGCCATTGTGACTGCTACATATCCTTTCATCCATTCTATTGCCTTGATTTTAAGTAACACCAAACTTAAGCAGATTTTAGGAAAAATGCTTCATTCTGGTACTGTTAGCTTTGTAAGAGGCATTTAA